The following are encoded together in the Notolabrus celidotus isolate fNotCel1 chromosome 9, fNotCel1.pri, whole genome shotgun sequence genome:
- the foxn4 gene encoding forkhead box protein N4, with translation MIEGGITSRMSGIIENAGHHPSPQDYRLLTTDPSQLREEDLPGDLQSLSWLTSVDVPRLQQMADSRGHSNGPSQGSLLEQQTAQLSNMTMTAGQGSMLHFQSNMQHSPLGVSIINTHSGSMSPFSMNGLPSPGYQCPTSVYQPTPQQVFSLTQTGQQCSTGGLYSNVSFNNQSLFTQPRLAPQDQELQPKSFPKPIYSYSCLIAMALKNSKTGSLPVSEIYSFMKEHFPYFKTAPDGWKNSVRHNLSLNKCFEKVENKTSSSSRKGCLWALNPAKIDKMEEEMQKWKRKDLPAIRRSMANPDELDKLITDRPENCRRKVLEAGMTRLPSCPTGLPLSVPPQMQPQPIVTLSLPCLPLHQHHQLQAQLQAQARLGPMSPAPAQTPPLHTVPDLSHSPMTQQSSKAPDDFYSVHGDTHTEVDALDPSIMDFALQGNLWEEMKDDSFNLDALGTFSNSPLRLSDCDLGTANLPPVSTGANLPLSDVQVTGLYTSYTSQDTLSSQYMGAPTNSKPIALL, from the exons ATGATAGAAGGTGGAATAACATCCAGGATGTCGGGAATAATAGAGAATGCTGGGCATCATCCATCTCCACAGGACTACAG GCTCCTGACCACGGACCCCTCCCAGCTGAGGGAGGAGGACCTCCCTGGGGACCTGCAGTCTCTGTCATGGCTCACCTCTGTGGATGTGCCACGACTACAGCAGATGGCTGATAGTCGAGGCCACAGTAACGGGCCCTCCCAGGGCAGCCTTCTGGAGCAACAAACAG CTCAGCTGAGCAACATGACAATGACAGCGGGTCAAGGCTCCATGCTCCACTTCCAGAGCAACATGCAGCACAGCCCTCTGGGAGTCAGCATCATCAACACCCACAGCGGAAGT ATGTCTCCATTCTCCATGAATGGGCTGCCCTCTCCAGGGTACCAGTGCCCTACCTCAGTCTACCAGCCGACGCCCCAGCAGGTGTTCTCTCTAACACAAACTGGACAACAG TGTTCAACTGGTGGACTTTATAGCAACGTCTCTTTCAACAACCAAAGTCTATTCACACAACCTCGCCTGGCTCCTCAAGACCAGGAGCTACAGCCCAAGTCTTTCCCCAAACCCATCTATTCCTACAG ctgtttgaTTGCCATGGCTTTAAAGAACAGCAAAACTGGCAGCCTTCCTGTCAGTGAAATCTATAGCTTTATGAAGGAACACTTTCCCTATTTCAAG ACTGCCCCTGATGGATGGAAGAACTCAGTCAGACACAATCTGTCCCTAAACAAATGCTTTGAGAAAGTGGAGAACAAGACGAGCAGCTCCTCCCGTAAGGGCTGTCTGTGGGCGCTGAACCCTGCCAAGATTGACAAGATGGAGGAAGAGATGCAGAAATGGAAACGCAAGGACCTCCCAGCCATCCGCCGCAGCATGGCTAACCCTG ATGAGCTggacaaactgatcacagacCGCCCTGAAAATTGCAGACGTAAGGTTTTAGAGGCTGGCATGACCCGGCTGCCCAGCTGTCCAACAGGCCTCCCTCTGTCCGTCCCGCCCCAGATGCAGCCTCAGCCGATAGTCACCCTGTCCCTGCCCTGTTTGCCCCTACACCAGCACCACCAGCTCCAGGCTCAGCTCCAAGCTCAGGCTCGCCTTGGCCCCATGTCCCCTGCCCCGGCCCAGACACCTCCCCTCCACACAGTCCCTGACCTTTCCCACAGTCCCATGACCCAGCAATCCAGCAAGGCGCCCGATGATTTCTACAGTGTGcatggtgacacacacacagaggtggacGCACTGGATCCGAGCATCATGGACTTTGCCCTTCAGG GTAATCTGTGGGAGGAAATGAAGGACGACAGCTTTAACCTGGATGCTTTGGGCACTTTCAGTAACTCCCCCCTCCGACTATCAGACTGTGATTTGGGAACAGCCAACCTCCCTCCTGTGTCCACTGGGGCAAATCTGCCACTGTCAGATGTGCAAGTCACAGGCCTCTACACCTCCTACACCTCCCAAGACACCCTGTCTTCTCAGTACATGGGCGCACCAACCAACAGCAAGCCCATCGCTCTGTTATAA
- the myo1ha gene encoding LOW QUALITY PROTEIN: unconventional myosin-Ih (The sequence of the model RefSeq protein was modified relative to this genomic sequence to represent the inferred CDS: inserted 13 bases in 12 codons; deleted 14 bases in 11 codons; substituted 2 bases at 2 genomic stop codons) produces the protein MEGALTARDRVGIQDFVLLDXTTDTAFLSNLKKRFSXDLIYTYIGTLLVSVNPYKELDIYNKKQMDLYMGVXFFELPPHIXRLPTMLTEFNNHFILISGESGAGKTEASKKILQXYAVSCPSTTLLNSVRDKMLMSNPVLEAFGNAQNTENDNSSRFAKYMDIQFDTQGDAVGGHILNYLLEKSRVVHQNHGERNFHIFYQLVEGGEDDLLRKLGLERDCQHYNYLTQGECAIMPSINDXNDWKTVKNALQIINIDEINTSHLFGIIASVLHLGNIQFDSDSKGHALMTNNGELRWFLDLLGVDAHSLQEGLTYRKIEAQKDQVFSPFTIDHAIYARDALAKAIYGQTFTWLVSRINESMENKDPSRKTVIGLLDIYGFEVFLSELVCHVLSFEQFCINYCNEKLSSFFIQLTLKSEQEEYEAEDIEWEPVQFFNNRIICDLIEEIPRGLISILAEECLRPGDATDLTFLGEMEETKMGIHPHFVTHKLADKMTRKTLDEGEIFVSYIMPGEVTYCVVLLDKNNDLLYRNIKDVMICQSKNAIVRECFSTVDPDSRRRPETVSTENKSQLLKLTEILMAXEAWYIRCLKSXESKQPGQFDEALIRHQVKYLGLMEHLRVRRAXFAYRRKYEDFLRDIKPLCPATWPHWRGMPADGVEVLAQHLGYFPNEYKXGRTKIFIRHPRTLYAPEDAYERCKHELATRLQAKYKGYRAKREFKKQKEAATKIETCWRGVQARKEREKRAWAVKVIKKFIKGTXQEERQKPTDNSEYLAFVRQNYLNRSKKNLPKTVLDKTTWKTPPAVLQETSEILRKLHYRLMVRKYVKGITPQRKAQLQLKLVASSIFKGKKGRYPPSVXQPFLDTRISEPEINMRVLQMIRNEQIKYSVPVIKYDRNGFKPRPRQLXLTKTAAYVIEETKXKQRVLYTSLKGISVSSLTDGIIVFHITCEDPKEKGDLVMQCDHLFEFLTKLSVIANKQNAITVAQGSIKIDIQAGKESAVDFSTGQEHMVYKAKNGHLMVVATRTRTR, from the exons ATGGAAGGCGCCCTGACTGCCAGGGACCGGGTTGGAATCCAGGACTTTGTCCTCTTGG GAACCACAGACACTGCCTTCCTCAGCAACCTCAAGAAACGCTTCA AGGATCTCATCTAT ACTTACATTGGCACATTATTGGTGTCTGTAAACCCCTACAAAGAGCTGGACATctacaacaagaaacagatgGATCTCTACATGGGTG ACTTTTTTGAGCTTCCACCTCACAT ATAACGCTTACCAACCATGCTGACAGAGTTCAACAATCACTTCATCCTGATCTCTGGTGAGAGCGGGGCAGGGAAGACCGAAGCCTCCAAGAAAATCCTGC TATATGCTGTCAGCTGTCCTAGTACCACTCTGCTCAACTCTGTCAGGGAC AAAATGCTCATGTCTAACCCTGTCCTGGAG GCTTTCGGCAATgcccaaaacactgaaaatgacaATTCAAGTCGTTTTGCC AAGTATATGGACATTCAGTTTGACACGC AGGGGGACGCTGTAGGCGGCCACATCCTGAACTACCTGCTGGAGAAGTCGAGGGTGGTGCATCAGAATCATGGAGAGAGAAACTTCCACATCTTCTACCAGCTcgtggaaggaggagaggacgaCCTCCTGCGCAAGCTGGGCTTGGAGAGAGACTGCCAGCATTACAACTATTTAACCCAA GGGGAGTGTGCCATCATGCCATCAATTAATG AGAACGACTGGAAAACGGTCAAAAATGCTCTTCAGATCATCAACATTGATGAGATTAACACTAGT CACCTTTTTGGGATCATTGCTAGCGTTCTCCATTTAGGGAACATTCAGTTTGACTCAGACAGCAAAGGCCATGCCCTCATGACCAACAACGGAGAGTTACGATGGTTTCTAGAT CTACTCGGGGTGGATGCTCATAGTCTCCAGGAGGGT CTCACATACAGGAAGATT GAAGCCCAGAAAGATCAG GTCTTCAGCCCATTCACTATCGATCATGCCATCTATGCCAGAGATGCTCTGGCCAAAGCCATTTATGGACAGACCTTCACCTGGCTGGTCAGTAGGATCAATGAGTCCATGGAGAACAag GATCCTTCGAGGAAGACTGTCATTGGTCTTTTGGACATCTATGGATTTGAAGTTTTTCTAT CTGAGCTTGTTTGTCATGTCCTTAGTTTTGAGCAGTTCTGTATAAACTACTGCAATGAGAAGCTT AGCAGCTTTTTCATCCAGCTCACACTCAAATCTGAGCAGGAGGAATATGAAGCAGAAGATATTGAG TGGGAGCCAGTACAGTTCTTCAACAACAGGATCATCTGTGATCTGATTGAAGAGATACCCCGAGGACTCATATCCATACTG GCTGAAGAGTGTCTCAGGCCAGGAGACGCCACAGATCTTACCTTTctgggagagatggaggagaccAAAATGGGAATCCATCCTCACTTCGTCAC GCACAAACTGGCAGACAAAATGACACGCAAGACTCTGGACGAGGGAGAGATTTTCGTCTCTTACATTATGCCTGGGGAGGTCACCTACTGCGTT GTTCTCCTTGACAAAAATAATGACCTTTTA TATAGAAACATTAAAGATGTAA TGATTTGTCAGTCTAAAAATGCC ATAGTCCGAGAGTGCTTCTCCACAGTGGATCCAGACAGCAGGCGA AGACCAGAAACAGTGAGTACTGA AAACAAATCA CAGCTGCTGAAACTGACAGAGATCCTCATGG AAGAGGCCTGGTACATCCGCTGTCTTAAAT ATGAGTCAAAGCAGCCAG gtcaaTTTGATGAAGCTCTGATCAGGCACCAGGTT AAGTATCTGGGCCTGATGGAGCACCTCCGGGTCAGACGAG GGTTTGCTTACAGACGCAAATATGAGGACTTCCTAAGAG ATATAAAACCCTTGTGCCCTGCCACCTGGCCTCACTGGAGAGGAATGCCTGCTGATGGGGTGGAAGTGCTGGCACAACATCTGGGCTACTTtccaaatgaatacaa tgggCG CACCAAAATATTCATACGTCACCCGAGGACACTTTACGCCCCAGAGGATGCTTATGAG AGATGTAAACATGAACTGG CAACAAGGCTCCAGGCCAAATACAAAGGTTACAGAGCA AAGAGAGAGttcaagaaacaaaaagaagcag CTACTAAGATTGAAACTTGTTGGAGAGGAGTGCAGgcaagaaaggagagagagaaaagagcctGGGCAGTGAAAGTCATCAAGAA ATTTATCAAAGGTACATGACAAGAGGAGAGGCAAAAACCCACAGACAACTCAGAGTACCTGGCCTTTGTGAGACAAAATTAcctgaacagatcaaagaaaaatcTGCCCAAAACAGTTTTGGACAAAACAACCTggaaaactcctcctgctgtgCTCCAAGAG ACGTCAGAGATACTGCGCAAGCTTCACTACCGTCTCATGGTGCGGAAGTATGTGAAAGGAATAACGCCCCAGAGAAAAGCACAG CTGCAACTGAAGCTTGTAGCCAGCTCCATCTTCAAGGGCAAAAAGGGGAGGTACCCACCGAGTG GCCAACCTTTTTTGGACACCAGAATCA GTGAACCAGAAATTAACATGAGGGTACTCCAGATGATTCGCAATGAGCAGATTAAG TACAGTGTCCCGGTCATTAAATATGATAGGAATGGTTTCAAACCAAGGCCACGACAGC ATCTCACTAAGACGGCTGCTTATGTGATAGAGGAGACTA ATAAACAGAGAGTGCTGTACACCTCCCTCAAAG GTATTTCAGTGAGTAGCCTGACTGATGGCATCATTGTTTTCCACATAACGTGTGAAGACCCTAAAGAAAAG GGGGACCTTGTAATGCAGTGTGACCACTTGTTTGAGTTTCTGACCAAACTCAGCGTCATTGCAAACAAACAGAATGCAATCACAGTGGCTCAGGGCag CATCAAGATTGATATCCAGGCAGGTAAAGAGAGTGCGGTGGACTTCAGCACTGGGCAGGAGCACATGGTGTACAAGGCCAAGAACGGACACCTCATGGTG GTTGCCACCCGGACAAGGACACGGTAA
- the kctd10 gene encoding BTB/POZ domain-containing adapter for CUL3-mediated RhoA degradation protein 3, which translates to MEEMSGESVVSSAVPAATTRTTSFKGSSPSSKYVKLNVGGALYYTTMQTLTKQDTMLKAMFSGRMEVLTDSEGWILIDRCGKHFGTILNYLRDGAVPLPDSRRETEELLAEAKYYLVQGLADECTAALQNKETYEPLCKVPLMTSSKEEQKLIATSNKPTVKLLYNRSNNKYSYTSNSDDNMLKNIELFDKLSLRFNGRVLFIKDVIGDEICCWSFYGQGRKIAEVCCTSIVYATEKKQTKVEFPEARIYEETLNILLYESHDGRGPDNALLEATGGAAGRSHHLDEDEERIERVRRIHIKRPDDRTHHHQ; encoded by the exons ATG GAAGAGATGTCAGGAGAGAGTGTGGTGAGCTCGGCAGTGCCAGCAGCTACAACCCGGACTACATCCTTCAAGGGTTCCAGCCCCAGCTCTAAATATGTGAAGTTAAATGTTGGTGGGGCACTGTACTACACTACAATGCAGACACTAACCAAACAGGACACAATGCTCAAAGCCATGTTCAGTGGTAGGATGGAGGTCCTCACAGATAGTGAAG GATGGATCTTGATTGATCGCTGTGGAAAACATTTTGGAACAATCCTCAACTACCTTAGAGACGGAGCAGTGCCGCTCCCTGACAGCAGGCGGGAGACAGAGGAACTGCTCGCTGAGGCCAAGTATTATCTTGTCCAAGGCCTGGCTGATGAATGCACAGCTGCCTTGCAG aacaAAGAAACCTATGAACCCCTTTGTAAAGTGCCTCTGATGACATCTTCTAAAGAGGAGCAGAAGCTTATTGCAACCTCTAATAAG CCAACTGTCAAACTGCTGTATAACAGGAGCAACAATAAGTATTCATATACcag CAACTCAGATGATAACATGCTGAAAAATATTGAGCTGTTTGACAAGCTGTCATTGCGGTTCAATGGCCGGGTGCTCTTCATCAAGGATGTAATTGGGGATGAGATCTGTTGTTGGTCATTTTATGGCCAAGGGCGTAAGATTGCTGAAGTGTGTTGCACCTCCATTGTCTATGCCACAGAGAAGAAGCAGACAAAG GTGGAGTTCCCTGAGGCACGAATCTATGAAGAGACCCTCAACATTCTGCTGTACGAGTCCCACGACGGTAGGGGTCCAGACAACGCCCTGCTGGAGGCTACAGGGGGCGCTGCAGGACGATCCCATCACcttgatgaagatgaggagcgaATTGAACGAGTTCGTAGGATTCACATCAAACGACCTGATGACCGCACTCACCACCACCAGTGA